The Streptomyces sp. JB150 genomic interval CACACCGACAGCTACGCCGGTTTGTCCCCGATTACACCCGGTGAGGTGAACCACCAGGGTGACGGGGGATCATCCGGCGGTGGATCAGGCAGTGATTCAGGGGCGAGTGTCCCCGACCGACCTGATCCACCTGGAGAAACCGTGCCGAGCCCGCTGACCGAAGCGACCCGACAAGAAGCCCCGGAGGCTGAGCCGCTCATGCAGAGCACCACGACCGCAACGCCGGCCCTTCTGGTGAACGTTCCCCTGCGGAACAACTCGTTCGTCGGCCGCCAGGCGCTGCTGCGGGCCGTGGAGGAGCAGCTGAGTGCCCAGGACACCGCGGCCGTGCTGCCGCACGCGCTGCACGGCCTCGGGGGGGTCGGCAAATCGCAGCTGGCGCTGGAGTACATCTACACCCACCAGCACCAGTACAAGGTGGTCTGCTGGATCCCCGCCGAACGCGAACCGATGATCCTGGCCGCGCTGGCCGGCCTCGCCGCTCAGCTGGGGGTCGCGCCGCGCCAGGACAGCGTGGGTGCCCCCACCGCCAACACCGCCGTGCCCGCCGTCCTGGACGCGCTGCGGTCCGGTTCGCCGTACGACAACTGGCTGCTGGTCTTCGACAATGCCGAGGACATCGAGGTGGTACGGCGGTACTTCCCCACCAACGGTCCGGGCAAGGTCATCGTCACCTCCCGCAACCGCGGCTGGGAGCGGGTGGCCACGCCGCTCCCGGTGAACGTCTTCGAACGCGAGGAGTCCATCGAACTCCTCCAGCGGCGGCTCCCCGCGCTTTCGGACGAGGACGCCGACCGGCTCGCCCGCGCCCTCGGTGACCTGCCGCTCGCCGTGGAGCAGGCCGGTGCCTGGCTCGCTGTCACCGGCATGCTCGTCGACGAGTACCTCGACATGCTGGACCAGCGCAGCCCCGACATCCTGGAGCTGGACACCGGACATCCCGACTATCCGGTCAACGTGGCGGCCGCCTGGGACATCTCCCTGGAGCGGATCGAGGAGAAGAACCCGGGCGCCCGCCAGCTCCTGGACATCTGCGCCAGCATGGCCCCCGAGCCGATCCCGCGGTCCATGCTGCGCGGCAGCCGCGGCATCAGCATCACGCCCGAGGTCGACCCGCTGCTGCGCGAGTCGATCAAGCTCAACCGTGCCATCCGCGACCTGAGCCAGTTCTCACTGATCAAGGTCGACCCGCGCTCCGACACCCTGCAGATGCACCGTCTGCTGCAGACCGTGCTGCTCGCCAAACTCGCCCCCGAGGAACGGGAGCGGATGCGGGACGCGGCGCACCTGCTGCTGTCGGCCGCCAAGCCGGGCGACTACGGATCCTCCCTGGAGTGGCGCGCCTACCAGCGGCTGCTGCCCCACATCCTCGCCTCGCGCGCGGTGACCAGCACCGACACGTTCGTCCGCGAACTGGTGTACTCGACCGTCCTGTTCCTCTACTACTGGGGCGACCACGAGGGCGCCGCCGACCTCGGGCGGCAGGCATGGACCGCCTGGCTCGCCGCCTCCGGCGAGGAGGACGGGCACGTCCTGCGCATGGCCAAGAGCTATGCGTTCATGCTGCGGCAGATCGGGCAGATCCCCGAGTCCATCCCGATCACCGAGCAGGCCCTGGAAGCCTCCCGGCGCACGGACGTCGACCCCGAGGTCCTGATCGACTCGCTGTGCGAGATGGCCGATGCCCGGCGGTACCAGGGCCGGTTCGCTGAGGCCCGGGACCTCGGCAAGGAGGCCACCGAGCTGGCCCGCTCGCTGTTCGGGCCCGACGACCCCACCACCCTGCGGGCCACCCACAGCTGGGGCGTCGACCTGCGGCTGTGCGGCCAGTTCCGGGAAGCGCTGCCGCTGGACCAGGAGAACGCCCGACAGCGTGAGTTGCTGCTCGGACCGGCCAGCTTCTTCACCCTGAACACCCTCAACGGGCTCTCCATCGACATGCGGGAGAGCGGCAACTATCCCGAGGCCCGCGATTTCCAGGAGGGCGTCTACCGCAGCGCGCGTTCGGCGTTCGGCGACGAGCATCCGCTCACCCTGCGCATCGCGCGCAACCTCGCGGTGTGCCGGCGCCGGGACGGGGCGCTGGAAGAGGCCGCCGAACTGGCCGCGGAGACCCTGCGGCGCTTCCACGCCCGCTACGGCCCGGACCACACCGATTCCCTGTCGACGGCCGTCAACTACGCCGTCGACCAGCGGCTCGCCGGAGAGCTGGAGAGCTCCCGGCAACTCGGCGAGACCACAGCACGGCGGTATGCGGCACGGCTCGGCGAGCAGCACGCCTACACGCTGCTGACCAAAGCGAACCTCGCAGCCACCCTGCGTGCGCTCGGCGCGCTCGACGCGGCACAGGAGATCGAGGACGACGCGGCGCGCCGGCTCGTCGAGACGGTGGGCCCTGATCACGTGACCACGCTGACCGTGGCCATCGGCCAGGCCAACACGGCGTACGCACAGCTGGAGTTCGAACGTGCCTACGAGCTGGACGAGGCGAATCGTCCGAAGCTCGCCGAGGTCGCCGGCGAGCACCACCCGTTGACGCTGTCCTGCACCGCCAATCTCGCCCTCGACCTGCGCGGCCTCGGCCGCGGCGCGGAGGCCGACGAACTCCAGCGCAGGGCGGTCGACGGCTTCAGCCGGGTGCTCCGCGCGAACCACCCCTGGCTGCTCGCCGCTCGCCAGCGGCGGCGGATCGAGTGCGACATGGCGCCGATGCCGCTGTGACCACGCCGGGGCCGGACGTGCCCCGTACGGGCGATGGCCGCCTGCCCACCGGAGCCCGGTGGGCGGGAGGCCGCGCGAGGGTTCACCGGCCGGCGTCCGGTTGACAGGCGATCCGACGACTCGCCCGGACACCCCCTAGGAGGTGGGGGCGGGCGGCTGTACCGCAACCGGTGCGGGGCCGGGAAGCGGTTGCGGGGCAGGGGCGGCGAAGCGGCGGACCAGGTGCAGCAGGGGCTGGGTGAGCACGGTCGTGGCCAGGGCCATGAAGACCAGCACCGTGTACAGGGGCGCGCTCAGCAGCCCCGCCTGGTGGCCGGCGTTGAGGGCGATCAGCTCGGTCAGGCCGCGGGCGCTCAGCAGCACGCCGACCGTGCGGGCGTCGTCCCGGCCGAGACCGCTCAGCCGCGCCGCCACCGTGCCGCTGCCGACCTTGGTGACCACGGCCAGCACCGTCACCACGAGCAGGGTGAGCCAGCCCGCCCCGTCGACGCCCCGGAGCGTCACCGACTGACCCGAGATCACGAAGAAGAACGGCAGCAGCAGCGAACCGACCTCGTGCAGCGGCCGCACCAGGTCCGGGTCGAGCGTGCCGTCCTTCTCGCGCGGCACCACCACCCCGGCCAGCAGCGCACCGAAGATCACATGCAGCCCCAGCGTGTGCGTCACCCACGCCGAACCCAGCGCGAAGCCGACGAGCAGGGCCAGCCGCAGCGAGGGCTCCAGCCGGACCCGCCGCAGCAGCCACCGCAGCAGGGGCCGCGCGACGAGCAGCATCAGCGCGACGAAACCCACGGCGAGCAGCGCCCGCCACGCCCAGCCGGACGACTCCTCCCGGCCGCTGTTCATCAGCGCTCCCGCCAGCACCGTCCAGCCGATCACGTCGAGCAGCCCGGCCGCGGACACCGCGACCACTCCGGGGACGGTGGGCGCCAGACCGTTCTCCCGGACGATGGCGGTCAGCACCGGCACGGCCGTTATCGACAGCGCGACCCCGGCGAAGACCACCATGGACGGGGTGAGCTGCCGGGGCATGCCGAGCCCGTGCAGCCAGTCCTCGAAGAGCAGCGCGCAGCCGCAGCCCACCGCCATCGGCACCAGGAAGGTCGCCAGCGCGGTGACCACCGCCGTGCGTGCCCGGTCGCCGAGCAGCTTCAGATCCAGCTCGTAACCGACCGCGAACAGGAAGACGACGAGCGAGAACTGCGCGAAAGAGGTCAGCGCCGGCTGGATCGCGGCGGGGAACAGGGCGTCGTACGCGTCCGGCGCGAGCGCGCCCAGCAGGGTGGGGCCGAGCGCCATGCCGGCCGCCAACTGGCCGACGATGTACGGCTGTCTCAGGCTCCGGGCGAGCCGGCCCCCGGCGTGGGCGGCCACCAGGATCAAGGCCGAGGCACCCACGAAATGCGCGATCATCGCGTCCGAGCTCACGGTGTCTCCCCGGTGTCCGGTGGTCGTCGTCGGGGTAGAACGTGCGTCAACCTGCCTAGAGTACTGCCAAGTTGACGTCCGAACGGAAGTCGTACACAGCCCGGGTCCGGGCTCACGGGGGGCACATGACAGCGGTCGTCTTCATCCATGGCACGGGCGTACGCGAACCGGGCTTCTCTGCGCTGGCGGGGCGCGTGGCGGCCGGGCTGACCGCGGCGCGCGACGGATTACGTATCGTGCCGTACTACTGGGGCGGCACGCACGGCGCCACGCTCGCCGCCGGCGGCGCGAGTCTCCCGCCGCCCCCCGGCGCCACCGGACGGGGCCCCGCCCTCGCCGAGACCCCGCACCACCCCGACGCCGCCGGTCCGGACACCGACGTCGCCGCCTGGGCCGCCCTCTACGCCGACCCCTACGCCGAGCTGGCCCTCGCCGCCGCTGCCGCGCCGCCCGCGGTCGAACGGCCGCCCGGCCGGCAGCCGCCGGAAGAGCCACTCCGGACCCGGCTGACCGCCCTGCCCGCCCAAGTGGCACTGGAAGAAGGCGAGTCGGCGGACGGGCTGGCCCGCGCCGCCCGCGAGCTGGCCGGGCACCCGCTGCTCGGACCGGCCGCCGACGCCCTCACCCCGCAGGAGCTGGCCACCCTCGCGGGCCGCGCGCTCACCGCCCGCATCATCGCCGACGCCCTCGACGCGGACGCGCCGCTGGTGCCGGCCGGTGACGCGCGCGACGCGCTCGCCGAGCGCCTGTCGGTGGCCCTGGGCGCACCACCCCGCGGCACCGGACGCGGAGTGCGCGCCCTGCTGGCCCGCACGGCCGGCGCGGCCGCCTCCCGGGCCGCGCTGCGCCGCAGACGCGCCCTGACGCAGGCCGCCCACCCGGCCGCCGGGGACGTCCTGCGCTACCTCAGCCGCGGCGCCCCCGTCCGCGCCGGCCTGCGCGACCTGGTCACGGGCCTCGAGCCGCCCGTCGTCCTCGTCGGACACAGCCTCGGCGGGATCATCGCCCTGGACACCCTCGTCAGCGCACCGCTGCCCGCCGTACGGCTGCTGGTGACCGCCGGGTCGCAGGCGCCGTTCCTCTACGAGTCCGGCTCCCTGCCCACCCTGGAGCACCCCGCACCGCTGCCGGCGCACGTCCCCGACTGGCTGAACCTGTACGACCCGCGCGACCTCCTCGCCTACCTGGCCGGCCCGCTGTTCCCCGGCCGGGTCACCGACGTCGCCGTCGACAGCCGCCAGCCGTTCCCCGCCTCGCACAGCGCCTACTGGACCAACCCGGACGTGTACCGGCACATCGTGGAGCGGCTGCCGTGACCGGCCCCCTCGACCCGGACCGGGTGCGCGCGCTGATCGTCGGCATCGAGCGGTACGACGCGGGGGAGGACTGGGCGCTGCCCGGCCCCGCCCGGGACGCCGTGGCCTTCCACCGGCTGCTGCGGGCGGCCGGGGTGCCCGGACACCGGCTGCGGCTGCACCTCGCCCCGCTCGCGCCGTACGTCCCCGACGTGCCGTACGCGCCCGCCGACCACGCCACCCTGCGCCGCGTCCTGGTCCGCGAACTGCCCGCCGAGCCCGGGGACGTGCTGTGGGTGTGGTGGGGCGGGCACGGCGTGCTGGACCGGTCCGGCGGACTGCGGCTGTTCTGCTCCGACGCCACCACCGCCGACAAGGTCGGCATCGACCTGGACTCCGCGCTCACCCGGTACGCGGGGGACGCCGTCGCCGGATTCGCCGAGCAGCTGTGGATCGTCGACGCCTGCGAGAGCTTCGAGGAGGCGCTGAACTTCCGGGACCCGCTGCCGCCGCAGGCCCTGCCGGTGGGGCGGCGCGATCTCGCCCACCGGCAGACCGTGCTGCGCGCGGCGGGCCGCGGCCGGGTGGCCGCCAACGACCCGGCGCGCGCCACGGGACTCTTCTCCGACGTCCTGCTCGGCCTGCTCGCGGAGCGGACCGCCGTGCTGCCGGGGCTGCCCGATCCGGAAGAGTTGTTTCCCGCCGTCCGGGAACGCCTCGCGGCCCTCAGGAAGGAGGGCCGCACTCTTCAGCATCCCGAGATCCGGCTGCAGAGTGCGGAGCGTGTGGAGATCCTGCCTCCGGCCGTCCCCGGCGACGCGGAGCGCGCGGTCTCGCCGCTGCTGCGGGCGGTGGAGGCGCTGCTCGCGTATCCGCTGATGGCGGACCCCGTCGAACGGCAGGCGCTGATCGGTCAGTTGAGCACGCGCGTCACCGCCACGCTGCCCCGTCACACCAAGGCCCGCACGGAGGCCGCCACCCTGCTCGGCACCCTCGCCCGGCGCCACCCCGCGGCCCTGTGGGAGCTGTACGACGCCGTGCTCGCCCTCGACGACGCTCCCGCCCTGAAGACGGAACTGCGAACCGCGCTGCGGGAGTTGGAGGCACAGGGGCGCAACCGCGACGGTCACGGATGATCAGGTGGCGTGATCGTACGGTTTCAGATGCGGGCAGGAATGGCCATGATGGAACAGGACACGGGGCATCGCGTGCCACCGTGCGAGAAGGGGGACGCACCTTGGACCAGCCGCCCGCACTGCACGCTGCCGAAGCCGCCGCCGGTGAGCCGTTCTCCACGGCGGGTGTGCTCG includes:
- a CDS encoding cation:proton antiporter — protein: MSSDAMIAHFVGASALILVAAHAGGRLARSLRQPYIVGQLAAGMALGPTLLGALAPDAYDALFPAAIQPALTSFAQFSLVVFLFAVGYELDLKLLGDRARTAVVTALATFLVPMAVGCGCALLFEDWLHGLGMPRQLTPSMVVFAGVALSITAVPVLTAIVRENGLAPTVPGVVAVSAAGLLDVIGWTVLAGALMNSGREESSGWAWRALLAVGFVALMLLVARPLLRWLLRRVRLEPSLRLALLVGFALGSAWVTHTLGLHVIFGALLAGVVVPREKDGTLDPDLVRPLHEVGSLLLPFFFVISGQSVTLRGVDGAGWLTLLVVTVLAVVTKVGSGTVAARLSGLGRDDARTVGVLLSARGLTELIALNAGHQAGLLSAPLYTVLVFMALATTVLTQPLLHLVRRFAAPAPQPLPGPAPVAVQPPAPTS
- a CDS encoding caspase family protein; protein product: MTGPLDPDRVRALIVGIERYDAGEDWALPGPARDAVAFHRLLRAAGVPGHRLRLHLAPLAPYVPDVPYAPADHATLRRVLVRELPAEPGDVLWVWWGGHGVLDRSGGLRLFCSDATTADKVGIDLDSALTRYAGDAVAGFAEQLWIVDACESFEEALNFRDPLPPQALPVGRRDLAHRQTVLRAAGRGRVAANDPARATGLFSDVLLGLLAERTAVLPGLPDPEELFPAVRERLAALRKEGRTLQHPEIRLQSAERVEILPPAVPGDAERAVSPLLRAVEALLAYPLMADPVERQALIGQLSTRVTATLPRHTKARTEAATLLGTLARRHPAALWELYDAVLALDDAPALKTELRTALRELEAQGRNRDGHG
- a CDS encoding alpha/beta fold hydrolase, with product MTAVVFIHGTGVREPGFSALAGRVAAGLTAARDGLRIVPYYWGGTHGATLAAGGASLPPPPGATGRGPALAETPHHPDAAGPDTDVAAWAALYADPYAELALAAAAAPPAVERPPGRQPPEEPLRTRLTALPAQVALEEGESADGLARAARELAGHPLLGPAADALTPQELATLAGRALTARIIADALDADAPLVPAGDARDALAERLSVALGAPPRGTGRGVRALLARTAGAAASRAALRRRRALTQAAHPAAGDVLRYLSRGAPVRAGLRDLVTGLEPPVVLVGHSLGGIIALDTLVSAPLPAVRLLVTAGSQAPFLYESGSLPTLEHPAPLPAHVPDWLNLYDPRDLLAYLAGPLFPGRVTDVAVDSRQPFPASHSAYWTNPDVYRHIVERLP
- the fxsT gene encoding FxSxx-COOH system tetratricopeptide repeat protein: MNGFPREHASGRGDSAHASGSSPPSAYPEPHGYAGEDDGAPRDSPYHDHARPYAEAEELPGWREVADAVWLAAYWDRHGGPTGPGRENASGRPGPEAPFVEDAARPRTHPSDSARPSAEPSPLEAEPDVRPVREPGGRPSREPAATTGPPLPPRPARRSAVPDPQVPFTLHAGRPLLPETEPAPLPSGRTTLLARALHRMARRVPDRVTLELDEETTAEQGVVDGLWLPFLRPARTTAFDLVLLLDDAPTMRIWDGTTARLAEAAEQSGAFRAVRAVRVHLPRTGSATLRWGAGQAATDPAELIDGRGGRIFLVVTDGLAHGWAGSAADALLGRLAHAGPTAVVHLLPPHLRHRTSLYPYQAVLEAGGFGAPNDGLGHWTPADGPDPLRPLPAGGDDSVPVPVLSMKPGSLAAWADLVTGDRGVRRPLPVVLAGTLTKGAPAPGLRAPRRPRAAVRRFFTLASPAARRLAVQLAAVPLDFDLIEQLRRRTMPETGPDHLAEILMGGLIDWDSDGEGRPEFAEGVREALLATATRSQLARTVSLLGELPAAGDRGAALRAALRDPMGASLPDPAQRAWARSELAVMRALSGPYAERAKRIEPSLSGIGPGASERVHTDSYAGLSPITPGEVNHQGDGGSSGGGSGSDSGASVPDRPDPPGETVPSPLTEATRQEAPEAEPLMQSTTTATPALLVNVPLRNNSFVGRQALLRAVEEQLSAQDTAAVLPHALHGLGGVGKSQLALEYIYTHQHQYKVVCWIPAEREPMILAALAGLAAQLGVAPRQDSVGAPTANTAVPAVLDALRSGSPYDNWLLVFDNAEDIEVVRRYFPTNGPGKVIVTSRNRGWERVATPLPVNVFEREESIELLQRRLPALSDEDADRLARALGDLPLAVEQAGAWLAVTGMLVDEYLDMLDQRSPDILELDTGHPDYPVNVAAAWDISLERIEEKNPGARQLLDICASMAPEPIPRSMLRGSRGISITPEVDPLLRESIKLNRAIRDLSQFSLIKVDPRSDTLQMHRLLQTVLLAKLAPEERERMRDAAHLLLSAAKPGDYGSSLEWRAYQRLLPHILASRAVTSTDTFVRELVYSTVLFLYYWGDHEGAADLGRQAWTAWLAASGEEDGHVLRMAKSYAFMLRQIGQIPESIPITEQALEASRRTDVDPEVLIDSLCEMADARRYQGRFAEARDLGKEATELARSLFGPDDPTTLRATHSWGVDLRLCGQFREALPLDQENARQRELLLGPASFFTLNTLNGLSIDMRESGNYPEARDFQEGVYRSARSAFGDEHPLTLRIARNLAVCRRRDGALEEAAELAAETLRRFHARYGPDHTDSLSTAVNYAVDQRLAGELESSRQLGETTARRYAARLGEQHAYTLLTKANLAATLRALGALDAAQEIEDDAARRLVETVGPDHVTTLTVAIGQANTAYAQLEFERAYELDEANRPKLAEVAGEHHPLTLSCTANLALDLRGLGRGAEADELQRRAVDGFSRVLRANHPWLLAARQRRRIECDMAPMPL